The Elgaria multicarinata webbii isolate HBS135686 ecotype San Diego chromosome 11, rElgMul1.1.pri, whole genome shotgun sequence genome segment CCCCTTTGCACGGATTCACCGCGGCCAGTCCACGCACGGCTCTCACCACCCACCGCCACGGAACTGCTCCCTGCCCCCGTCCCACCCTCCGGAGCTTCGAAGGTAGGGACCAGGCAAAGGGGAGCTGCCCCCTGGCGAGAGCAGGgttaatcctcttcctcctgaatGCTCGGTCGCGAGTGGTCGGGAGGCTTGTCATTcagccgggggagggggaggaggcaaggCTAACCTTTCGCTCCCTTTCTTCTCTTCTGTCTTGGTTTCTGCCCTGCATTTTGTACCacgtgttgttgttgctgctgctgttgccgctggCTGCCTTTTTTCACCGGCAGCATCACCGCTTGTCCATTCAGTGGATTTTTTAGAAAAAGTATTTTCCAATGGTCAGATGCAGCCTGCGCGGGCGTCTGTTTAGCACGCCGGgtctgagcatgtacaaagttTTGTATCCTCTCGGAGTCGGCACTTTCTGCGCGGGCACATGCAAGCTTTCAGCAGCGGCGTGGCAGGCAGAAACTCAACAAGTGCAGCTGTTCCCAGCAGGGCATCTCCATGATGAGAGGAGGTGGCGGgggaggaatggctgctgaatTCCTGTAGGTCACATCACATCACTTGACAAGGCACCAGAACTCTGTGTGGACTCTGGATTGTGCTGGCGAAGGGAACTGTAGCAGGTATTGAGCTGAAGAAGGGGGTGGACTAAATGGGGTCTAGagttgaaaaataaaatgttcctggGCTGCATTTCTCCTGGCTTGTGCTAAGGCACAATCATAACAGACAGCCTCCTGAGCGTGTGCAAAGTGGATTTTCCTCACCAGTGAATAACTACAGCCAGCCTTCCCCCATACCTGGGGGAGAGTAAACATCTTTAAAGTAAGAAGGTAACCACCGAGAAAAAGGCAGGGGTATTGCCGATGACTTGGTTGCATCTTGATCCCGCCGTTCCTTCAAGAGGCGCAAGGAAGAGAAATGCTTCGCCTTCTTTATCATCACAAcgaacctgtgaggtaggtcagctgagagagaaagtgagctttgtggctgagcagggattcgaACTCGGCACTCCCGGGTCATAATCCAACATGTCCCGAAGCAGAGGTGTCGGGTCTTCTTGGCAGTCGCGTTTCCTGAACTGGAAGCTAATAATAGCCCCTCATTTCCGATGCGCGAATTTGGGTGGCTCAGGGAAACGAGGGGGAAAacgctctgcacatgcccaggggCACCGCTTTCTTTGCGTGTTGACCACCGTTGCAGAATCAGGTTCTGGAGGAGCCTTTGCGGAATCGCCTCTCTTGCTCGGTTTACACGACTCCCTCGGTGGCGCGGCGCTTGCTGTCCTGCGAGCGCGCTGCCTTGCGGGAAGCTCCACCAGGCGGAGCTCGCGGCTCGCGGCTCCCCCCGGCCGGAATCAGCAAGCGGGAGACGGAGCGCCCGGGTCGGCGTCTCTGCGCGCGGGCCTGGATGCAAAAGGTGCCGCTAAGCACAGGCAAAAGATCCGAGGTGGCTGGAGGGGGTAGGACGGCAGCCGGGCAGGTATGGCTCCGATGattcggggggggaggggggatcgagGCCCAGAGACAGTTGGGGGCCGCTCTCCGCAGCTGGGGCGGTGGGGGCCGGAGCAGTGGCACAGGGTCCTCGGTGACCGAGCCTTTATACGCATATATGCATCTCTCCTGCAGCATGTGCATGTCACTAAGTAATACATACTTTGGCATTGATTGCATTAGGAATTTCACACATTTATGTGTCAGTGTATGATGTAAGTTTTTTTGTGCATGCAAGTATAAGTATATGTGTGCGTGcctgtgtgtatatacacagcAGATACACACAGGCATATTCTTAAACAGATTAGGGGCTTGGGAGTGAGAATCAGATTTCTGCAGATCGGCACTATCCATTTATATATGCCATAAATTGTCAGCATTGTAGTGCGAAGGACCTGCTTCCAATTTTGGGAGAGCCCAGGTGGCAGGTGCCTAGGGAGGGGCTGTAGTTCGTTGGTaaagcacctgccttgcatgcagaaggtcccaggttcaattcctggcatttccaggtagggctggaaaaaaactgcctgaaaccctggagagcggctaccagtcagtgtcggcaatactgggctagatggaccaatggtctgtctcagtataaggcagcttcctatgttctgtgtGTCTTTGGCTTTTCTGGTTTTGCCCACGTACACAGTTGTACCACAATCCACACGTTCACACTTAGGATCcaatagttaagaacataagaagtgccttgctggatcagaccccttaagggtccatctagtccagcactctcttcacacaatggccaaccagccattggccagggatgaacaagcaggacatggtgcaacagcaccctcccactcatgttccccagcaactggtgcacacaggcttattgccgcGAATGCTGAAGATAGTTCATTTCCCCATCCTGTCCCACCTTTGTATGCACCTGTgtcccaaaaaaaaaccctgcatcaCATATTTTGCTTATTAGAACCTTAATTCAGAGGGACCAGTAACCTCACAAAGACAGTGACTACTGGTGGGAGTAAAGGGTTTCACCAGCTCTGCATATAAAAACAGAAAACTATTCCCGTATTGTTTTCAGGCTCAGTTCAACATGCTGGATTTAACCTAAAAGTTACATGGCATAGTTATGTAATGGACTACCTGTCTATTATTAAGAACTGCAGGAGAACTCTTTTGAAGATATCATTGCTCAAAAAGGCCTGTTCATTGGGCAGGTGTGGAAGAGCTTTCTCGGTCTCCCCTTAAGTTGAGATTCAGTCCCGACTGTGTAAGCTTTCCAAATGGAGTTAAAATGCATCTCTTCTATCTTGCCTTTTGAAATGTTTTCACAGTTCTTAATGttgctttaatatatttttactgctggtttttaatgcttccatGTTGTTTGatgggctgtgcaccactttggtGATTTTTGGAAAGATGTTATAgaaatattgctaataaatacTTGCTACTTATATAAATCTTTCTTCTTcaggttgtttttaatttaaatggtGGGAAGGCATCTCAGTTCACAGAAAAGGCATCCGTTTCAGTAGGTACAGTATGTATTTTGTCACTTACATGCTCTGGTTGTGGGTGAATACTGAGGGTTGTAGCCAaagttagtcttacttagagtagatgcattgaaatgaataggatttaaaGTTAGACTAATGTTAGATACAACTGAAAATCTCTAATGTTAAAGCATCATAACCTCCATGTGTGTTCTTTTCAGCAAGCATTGTCCCAGCTGCCTTACTTGAGTTTAACTACTTTATATTTAACTACTTTGCTAGAATATGCTGCATGCTGGAACTCTTGATTTCTAGCAAACACTGAAAAATATCCAGATTTGTGGATTCTACATGTTCAAAGCAAAATGCAAAAACATGCACTTCTTGGGAGATAcagaaatctatttatttatttatttattacatttttataccgcccaaaagctgaagctctctgggcggttcacaaaaattaaaatcatgaagtgcataaaaacaaccaacaatccaAAAACATTTACATCTTAcaggggggagagaagaacaAGAGAAAAGGTGTCTGTTATTTTGGTAATAACTGGTGCAAAGTCGAGGACTTTTAACATTGGAATGCTTTCTCAGAAGTATATCCCATTGTGATCAATGGAGTTAgtactcccaggtcagtgtgcaCAGGACTGAGCTGCTatgtcacgtgaggtactggttcctctctattcggccctggttaggcctcatctagagtattgcgtccagttctgggctccacaattcaagaaggacgcagacaagctggagcatgttcagaggagggcaaccaggatgatcaggggtctggaaacaaagtcctatgaagagggactgaaagaactgggcatgtttagcctggaaaagagaagattgaggggagacatgatagcactcttcaaatccttaaaaggttgtcacacagaggaggccaggatctcttctctatcctcccagagtgcaggacacggaataacgggctcaagttaaaggaagccagattccagctggacatcaggaaaaacttcctgactgttagagcagtacgacagtggaatcagtgacctagggaggttgtgggctctcccacactagaggcattcaagaggcagctggacaaccatctgtcagggatgttttagggtggattcctgcattgagcagggggttggactcgatggccttatgggccccttccaactctgctattctatgatgctatgattggCTTTGCTGTTCTGCTCGCAGGTGCCATGGGGGATCTAGGCCTGGGCCGGGAATTCCACacctggcaccagttcagcatgTTTTTCGACGACTGGTGCGAAAAGCACAAAGTGCTGTTCATCATTGCCAGCCTGAAGCCACTGATCTCGCTGCGCCAGAACCCGCCGTACTATCAGCCCAGCCTAGCTGAGAGACTCCGCTTCCGTTTTGTGCGTCTCATCTGCAAGCACAGCGGGACCTACGTGGGGCAAAGCACGGTGCAACGCAACCGCCTGTAAGCTGTTATTAATTATTTTCTTAGATAATGCCATCAGTGCGCATGGCATTTCACAAAGGACAAGAGAACAGGTACCTGCCTGAAGGAGCTTACAGACAAAAATGCCACCTGGGCGAAAGTACAGAGGAAGCAAGGTGGGGTGAACTGGGAAGCAATACGCAGTTGTTTCAAACTGCATACGCTAGGACAGCAGGGCAGCCTCCCCAAAGCTGGCGTCCTCCAtgtttggactgtaactcccatcattcctgatcctgggccatgctggttggggctgatgtattccaaaacatctggggatcatcaggttggggaagctgcagTAGGGCGAGGAGGTTGTGTCAGACTTCACAGAAAAGGTAGGTTTTGATGAGGGATTTGAGTGAAGCAAGAAGGCGTCACATAAGTGTTCTGAGAGGCAATTCCAAGGTTGCAGGGCAGGGTGAACCTGGGGAGAAATTCTCAAGTATCTCACCCTGCCCAGTTTCATATGCAGCAAAGAACTGAAGTGATACCCTGGTGCATAATATGAGAATATGAGCCAGGATCTCCCACCAGGCCCAATCTCACCCCAGCGATACATTCTTTGATGGAGGGCCACAGCCCAGTGGAAGATCACATGCTATGTATGCAATGGTCTCGGATTCAGTCCCTGGTGAAAAGGATCTCAGGTCACAGGACTGAGCAAGAGATCTTGAATTGCTACTGCAAGTAAGAGTAGCTCAGAACTGAGCTAGATGGGATTTAATAGGAAAATGCATAGATTTGgactagattactgcagtgcattgTACGTGGGACTGCCATGGAAGACTGTTTGGAAGCTTCCGTTGGGGAGGAATGTGCCGGTGGGTATTGtacccttgttaaaaaaaaaaccattagtgAACAGTGCAGAATTAAGGCATGCTCTTCAGAATAAACTTGCAGTACCGGCCAGCCCTGTTTGCCATTTTCTGCATGAGCATGGCCTAAGTTACAATAGgttcacctttttatttttaatgaaatcaGTGGACTTTGCTTTTGGAAAAGCACCAGGTAACGCAGATTTTTAAATTTTCCCCAGAGGTATATATCCTccatggggaaaacacacacacacacagggaagggACAGTAGCTTTCGCCTCCATCCTCTTGGAGTTCTGCACCCGATGCAGAATGCCGGCCTCCTGCCCCGTTCTGTTGCCAAACAAACTGATCTCCTCTCTTGCAGCAGTGAAAAGATCGACTGCCCAGCCTCCATCACGCTGCGCCTCGGCCCCAAGAAGGACCGCCTGGTGGTGATTGACGCCAACCTGGAGCACAACCACCGCTTGTCGGAGCTCGAGTTCGCCCACCATTTCAAACGGCACCAGCTGAGGGCCAGCCTGGGGCTGCCCATCCGCATCACCAACAGCATTTCCAAGCGCTTCCTGGCCCCAGACCTCATCTGGAACCTGGAGGACTATAGCAAAGCCAAAGACAAGGGCATGTGTGATCTCCTGGCCATCCTGGACGGGCTCTTCAAGGCCGACGTCGGCGCCAAAGTCAAGCTGGTGTTCCAGGAGGACGTGGCCGTCCTCAATAGCATCTTCCTGGCCACCTCGCACATGCGCGAGCTGGTGCGCCGCTTCCCCGCCCGCCTCTTCCTCGAGCGCGCCGCCTGCCTGGACGCGGACTTCGAGCTCTTTACCGTGCTGTGCCAAGATGCCAACGGGCGTGGGCGGGAGGTGGCCTATTGCTTGGCTCGCCAGGGGCTGCCCGACCTCCTCATCTTCATTGTGGCTTCGCTGGTGCAGAGCGCCCCGGACATCAAGCTGCGGGTGAAGGTGGTCACGGTCGGGGCCGGCGTGACGGGGCTAGACGCGGTGGAGGAGGTGCTGCCCTGCGCCCGGGTGCAGATCTGCCGGCTGCAGGTCTTGGAGGCGCTCTACCGCAGGGCCTGCGAACTAGACGTGCCGAAGGAGGACCAGATCCGCAACCTGCTGCTCAACCTGGCTAATGCCGACTCGCCACGGGTCTACAGCCAGTACCTGAGCGACCTGGAGGACGTGGCCCCGCTCTCCTTCCTGCAGTACTTCCTGGAGCGGTGGCACCCCCAGAAAGGCATGTGGGCGGAGTGCTGGGCCTTTGAGAAGAACCGGGAGTGTTCTTTCCTGGACCATCTCAGCGCTCACCGACGGAAGCTGTTGACAGCGCTCAGCCCCCCAATGGCGTTGGCGGCCTGTGTCCAGGGCCTGCTGGATCTCCAGGCCCTGCACGTGGAGACGGCGACACTCAATGTGGCCCCCGTGGCCGAGCTGTACCACGCCGCCTGCCTGCCCGACAGCGCCGACCTGGTAGCAGAGGAGCTGGACTTGGTGCCCCACTCACACTACGAGCTCAAGGAGGCGCCTGACGGCTACCTGCTGGAGGGGAGCACCTGCTCTTTTCTGGTGAGCCAGGACCTGGCTACGTGCAGCTGCTCCATCTACATGGCTCACCGGCTGCCATGCCGACACGTCTTCGCCGTACGCCTCTGGGTCGGAGAGCCTCTTTTTGACCCCAACCTGCTGCCCGGCTCGCCCGGGAGGCATCAGGACATCACAAGAGAGGAGGAATGCTAGCTGTCGTACCCATTGCCAGCCCAAGAACATGCCAGACGTATTGGATGGCAGTACGCGAGGCCTGGTGACTTCCTCCATAATGGCCACTCTGGCAGAAGGAAGGTGCTGGTCTTACTGTACTGTCACTCATCTTCAGGTGGAAGCAATCCATTCCGGAGTACTAGACAGACTGACACTGCCCGCCCATGCGCCCAAGGATTGGTGGATGCTAAGAAACATGACGTGGGCACTGTCATGAGCCAGGACTGGGGTACCGTGAAGCCCTGCAGCTATtccagagaaagggggaaagaagcaaGGGCAGTTTCTAGGCCCCACTGACTCACTCAGAAACCCCCAGATaaatgcaggcagctgctgcGGGATTTTAGACTTGGATGCTCATTTATTTTGCAAATCCAAGCACGAAATTCTGCAACTAGAAAAGCCAAATTCTGACGgtctcagctgcctttttaaaaagtccaaatTCTATACCAAGGTAACTCAAATTTTCTTGTGAAGCTCAATTCTATACACATTATGCGACATGCAACTCGATCCTATGCAGAGTTAGGTGtgctgaaatcaatggacttAAGTGAGCCAAAGTCTGCCTAGAATCAAGCTGTTAAGCATATTGGCTTATTCTGTGTTATCTCCTTTGCTTCTACTAGTTATATGAAGGTGTAGAGAGCTGAGCAAGGCACAGGAGGCCTATCCTTCTCTTGCCACTGGGAATCCTGCTCAGCTCCGCCCTCTCTTCTTGGTTTCTGAGATTTCCCCAAGGAAATGCCCACAGCGTTACAGATACTGGATTCTGTGCCCCGTATCAGTTTCGGTAGTTGTCCAGCACACTCACAGCTCTAGGAAGCAGCTCTGGGTCTGAACACACGAAACTTAAACCATGCCGTTTGATGATCTGATCTAATCAACCCACTGATATGAATCTTATTCAGGGATACTGTTCTGGGGGCTAATGAACACGTGAGTGGGGGGAGAGTGAGGACAAGCACacggtcaggggtgggcaaccttccTTCTGCTGTAGGCCGCATGTCAGCAGTGAACAGGGCTCAAGCTAAAGGTGGTCAGAGCCAGAGCCCAAAATGGATGagtcccccttttctctctctctctgtggcttcattcagacaacacatttctcaattatGGTTTTAGAAcgccacggtggagtttttacaccgcaattgaaaaatgtgttgtctggagggaaaactccatcccatggtggagtttttttggaaaacactccacgctgaatatccacgctgcgcAGAGGTGAGTtactgcacaaccgttgtgttgcatgttgtgtggagggctccatggagtttcccattgcgttgagtggacttttcccactggctacagagttccccctaggagcgagtgccgctctaggagagccgctgggattgtttttttgcagcaatggctgatgggataccatcaagaggactgggggaggagagagggtggaggaactgtcaatcaaacatcgcgttgccttttactcaactccatgggggTCCCcatcacacaacggtggagttagaacatgtgtggggagcaccccctacaaactcaacagTTGagcggagttttcacactgcatagagaaacgtgttgtcggAACTGAGCCTCCATCTTGCTTCCCATGCAGCAGGCTGCGAGGGAAGGGACAAATCGCCCTTGACAAGAGGTCTAACCAATCATATGCGggggggcttttgaaattaggctgagggctgaaGGTTGCCCGCTTCACCCTCCATCACtgtccttgttgccctccttgTGTCAAAGAATAACTTATGCAGCAGGGAGCCTTTTCCTTCAGCGCAGGCTTCCCATGCAATTTTAGATAGAAAAGGTTTCCCACTGCAGAAATTTGCCCTCAACACATGGAAGGCAATGAAGCTGGCGATGGAGGAGGGCAAAGCTGGCGTACTCATCCTCCCTCTCACCCATTAAACCCCAAAGCAGAAGGCCTGAATGGGACCATTTGCATGCCATCTGTGGCTAGGGTTAGGGTTTTGAACCATTTTGtgttccttttcccccccttcaaATCCAGAGCTCGGTACTGAAATgtccaaataaaaatatattaggaTTTAAtaataaagattttaaaataaagatttctAGGTCTTCCTTAATTTTAAATTAAGCAGGAACTgtggagattttgttttgtttgtgcttAGCACATAACCACAACCCAGAATATGGTTTTGTGTATGGGTTGAATTCACAACTGAAGAAAGTtcacaacccaaaaacaaacaacccaacaacaaaccatagcttCTTTTCCCAGTTGGTTGGTGGTTAATAACGCATAGTTAAGCCATAATgtagggtttgcatgtaacaacaacccacgattcaacgacaacccatattcagcccatactctgggttgtcattacatgcgaaccaggctGTTACATTGTAATATTTTACATTAATATAACAAGATGTGAGAAATggcattataaaaataataaaagaaatcaaGGTTAATAATACACTGTATTGTGCCATGCCATGCCTGACAATCCATTGCGCTACATATTCTATATATGGTCCAGAGGACCAGATCACCTGATGTGGgagataaatcaaataaatatataagaaatTAAGtatagaaaacaaaaaaaaatacatttcccagGGGTACCAACAGGATTTTTTGGGCCCATATCCATTTCCCCAATTCAGGAAACCTTGGAGCTGTGGCTTCATCAGTGCTTCATCTGAGACCTTATAAATGAACAGGAGGCTCCAACCCTACTTGGCTCACAACCAGGCCCTGATCCAGGCAGGTGTTTAACCaagcttcccccccttcccaccacctTCTGTGTGGACTCACATGCAGCTACCTGGGCACTTTCCCAGTGTCCCTCAATCTCCTACCTGACTTGCCATTTCTTCTGCTTGGGTGATGAGATCAGAGATCTTGAGTGGGGAGATCACAGCCAgccaaggatgatgatgatgttgatgataataataataataataataataataattttatttatttcttacccgcctctccctttggatcgaggcagggaacaacattagaacaggaatcaatacatcttaaaaattcatgatttaacattgatctggataggcctgccggaaaaggctagtctttaaagctgccttaaaatcacacagagagataattttacgaatctcctccagcaggccattccacaatctgggggcgacagaagaaaaggtcctctgggaaactgatgtcagcctagttttagctaactgaagtaagttcaccccagaggacctgagtgtgcggggcggactatatgggagaaggcgatcccgcaggtaacctggacccaaaccatttagggctttaaaggtaatgaccaacactttgtactttgcccagaaactaattggcagccagtggagtgattttaatgttggggtaatatgctcacccctagatgtaccggtgaccaacttggctgccatattttgaactagttgaagtttccgaactaggtacaatggtagccctatgtagagtgcattgcagaagtcaagccttgaggttaccagtgcgtgcatt includes the following:
- the ZSWIM9 gene encoding uncharacterized protein ZSWIM9 isoform X2, encoding MTWLHLDPAVPSRGARKRNASPSLSSQRTCEVVFNLNGGKASQFTEKASVSVGAMGDLGLGREFHTWHQFSMFFDDWCEKHKVLFIIASLKPLISLRQNPPYYQPSLAERLRFRFVRLICKHSGTYVGQSTVQRNRLEKIDCPASITLRLGPKKDRLVVIDANLEHNHRLSELEFAHHFKRHQLRASLGLPIRITNSISKRFLAPDLIWNLEDYSKAKDKGMCDLLAILDGLFKADVGAKVKLVFQEDVAVLNSIFLATSHMRELVRRFPARLFLERAACLDADFELFTVLCQDANGRGREVAYCLARQGLPDLLIFIVASLVQSAPDIKLRVKVVTVGAGVTGLDAVEEVLPCARVQICRLQVLEALYRRACELDVPKEDQIRNLLLNLANADSPRVYSQYLSDLEDVAPLSFLQYFLERWHPQKGMWAECWAFEKNRECSFLDHLSAHRRKLLTALSPPMALAACVQGLLDLQALHVETATLNVAPVAELYHAACLPDSADLVAEELDLVPHSHYELKEAPDGYLLEGSTCSFLVSQDLATCSCSIYMAHRLPCRHVFAVRLWVGEPLFDPNLLPGSPGRHQDITREEEC
- the ZSWIM9 gene encoding uncharacterized protein ZSWIM9 isoform X1, with the translated sequence MTWLHLDPAVPSRGARKRNASPSLSSQRTCEVVFNLNGGKASQFTEKASVSVGAMGDLGLGREFHTWHQFSMFFDDWCEKHKVLFIIASLKPLISLRQNPPYYQPSLAERLRFRFVRLICKHSGTYVGQSTVQRNRLSEKIDCPASITLRLGPKKDRLVVIDANLEHNHRLSELEFAHHFKRHQLRASLGLPIRITNSISKRFLAPDLIWNLEDYSKAKDKGMCDLLAILDGLFKADVGAKVKLVFQEDVAVLNSIFLATSHMRELVRRFPARLFLERAACLDADFELFTVLCQDANGRGREVAYCLARQGLPDLLIFIVASLVQSAPDIKLRVKVVTVGAGVTGLDAVEEVLPCARVQICRLQVLEALYRRACELDVPKEDQIRNLLLNLANADSPRVYSQYLSDLEDVAPLSFLQYFLERWHPQKGMWAECWAFEKNRECSFLDHLSAHRRKLLTALSPPMALAACVQGLLDLQALHVETATLNVAPVAELYHAACLPDSADLVAEELDLVPHSHYELKEAPDGYLLEGSTCSFLVSQDLATCSCSIYMAHRLPCRHVFAVRLWVGEPLFDPNLLPGSPGRHQDITREEEC
- the ZSWIM9 gene encoding uncharacterized protein ZSWIM9 isoform X3; its protein translation is MGDLGLGREFHTWHQFSMFFDDWCEKHKVLFIIASLKPLISLRQNPPYYQPSLAERLRFRFVRLICKHSGTYVGQSTVQRNRLSEKIDCPASITLRLGPKKDRLVVIDANLEHNHRLSELEFAHHFKRHQLRASLGLPIRITNSISKRFLAPDLIWNLEDYSKAKDKGMCDLLAILDGLFKADVGAKVKLVFQEDVAVLNSIFLATSHMRELVRRFPARLFLERAACLDADFELFTVLCQDANGRGREVAYCLARQGLPDLLIFIVASLVQSAPDIKLRVKVVTVGAGVTGLDAVEEVLPCARVQICRLQVLEALYRRACELDVPKEDQIRNLLLNLANADSPRVYSQYLSDLEDVAPLSFLQYFLERWHPQKGMWAECWAFEKNRECSFLDHLSAHRRKLLTALSPPMALAACVQGLLDLQALHVETATLNVAPVAELYHAACLPDSADLVAEELDLVPHSHYELKEAPDGYLLEGSTCSFLVSQDLATCSCSIYMAHRLPCRHVFAVRLWVGEPLFDPNLLPGSPGRHQDITREEEC